A region of Streptomyces sp. NBC_01750 DNA encodes the following proteins:
- a CDS encoding TIM barrel protein → MAPLFRDKRGTDQRFDVNLSILFTELPLLERPAAAAAAGFTAVELWWPWIETPTPPRAELDALKKALDDAGTRLVGLNFYAGQLPGPDRGALSVPGDESDRFRANIEVAADFAASVGCEALNALYGNRVDGVDPLIQDTLALENLALAARAADRVGAILLVETLNKPESPRYPLVSAPAAIEVVDKVNAATGLGNAKFLLDIYHLSMNGEDVSQVIAAYADKTGHVQIADNPGRGAPGTGSLPLEQLLDELAKAGYDGWVGLEYKAGDRPSAESFAWLPAEHRAAN, encoded by the coding sequence ATGGCCCCTCTTTTTCGGGACAAGCGCGGCACGGACCAGCGCTTCGATGTGAACCTCTCGATCCTCTTCACGGAACTCCCGCTCCTGGAGCGTCCCGCGGCCGCGGCCGCGGCGGGCTTCACGGCGGTCGAGCTGTGGTGGCCCTGGATCGAGACCCCGACCCCGCCGCGGGCCGAGCTCGACGCCCTCAAGAAGGCGCTCGACGACGCCGGCACCCGGCTGGTGGGGCTGAACTTCTACGCCGGACAGCTGCCGGGCCCCGACCGCGGTGCGCTCTCCGTGCCCGGCGACGAGTCCGACCGCTTCCGCGCCAACATCGAGGTGGCCGCGGACTTCGCCGCCTCGGTGGGCTGCGAGGCGCTCAACGCGCTGTACGGAAACCGTGTCGACGGCGTCGACCCGCTGATCCAGGACACCCTGGCCCTGGAGAACCTGGCGCTGGCCGCCCGCGCGGCCGACCGGGTCGGGGCGATCCTGCTCGTCGAGACCCTCAACAAGCCGGAGTCCCCGCGCTACCCGCTGGTGAGCGCCCCGGCCGCGATCGAGGTCGTCGACAAGGTGAACGCGGCGACGGGACTCGGCAACGCCAAGTTCCTGCTCGACATCTACCACCTGTCCATGAACGGCGAAGACGTCAGCCAGGTCATCGCGGCCTACGCCGACAAGACCGGCCATGTACAGATCGCGGACAACCCGGGCCGTGGCGCGCCGGGCACCGGCTCGCTTCCGCTGGAGCAGCTCCTCGACGAGCTGGCGAAGGCCGGTTACGACGGCTG
- a CDS encoding MlaD family protein, whose amino-acid sequence MITPTVKAQLLAFAALTAVGVSYVGAEYTGLGDSLLDRAYTVRADFADSGGVFPGAEVTYRGVPVGRVGELRLTGSGGVSVALDIKDASRIPADSLAVVANRSAVGEQYVDLQPRASGGPFLQDGSTIARRDTRVPLPTSDLVLSLDRLVNSVGKKDLQITVDELGKAFAGTGPHLSRLVDSGNELVESASGSLPQTIALIEDSRKVLKTQADQGSAIKSFSRDLADLTAELKSSDGDLRRVIGSGAPAAQEVNSLLQANRPHLPVLLGNLISGGQITVARLPGLEQALVTFPVVVAGSSTVIPGDGTTHFGMVVGADDPPPCRQGYATQRRDPSDTGERPANTAARCTARGGTSVRGAQNAPGASGHGSAGGADPAAYITPYDPETGTAVGPDGTPVEIGSTGGEQNVFGKDSWQWLLVGPMA is encoded by the coding sequence GTGATCACACCTACGGTCAAGGCCCAGTTGCTCGCCTTCGCCGCCCTCACAGCCGTCGGCGTCTCGTATGTCGGCGCCGAGTACACCGGGCTGGGCGACAGTCTTCTCGACCGCGCCTACACCGTGCGTGCCGACTTCGCCGATTCCGGGGGCGTCTTCCCGGGCGCCGAAGTCACCTATCGCGGGGTGCCGGTGGGCCGCGTCGGCGAACTGCGGCTGACCGGCTCCGGCGGAGTGTCCGTGGCACTGGACATCAAGGACGCGTCGCGGATTCCGGCGGACAGCCTGGCCGTCGTGGCGAACCGCTCGGCAGTCGGCGAGCAGTACGTCGATCTGCAACCCCGGGCCTCCGGCGGACCCTTTCTGCAGGACGGCAGCACCATCGCCCGCCGCGATACGCGGGTACCGCTGCCCACTTCGGATCTGGTCCTCAGCCTGGACCGACTGGTCAACTCGGTGGGCAAGAAGGATCTGCAGATCACCGTCGACGAGCTGGGCAAGGCCTTCGCCGGAACGGGCCCGCACCTGAGCCGGCTCGTGGACTCGGGCAACGAGCTCGTCGAGTCGGCATCCGGCTCACTGCCGCAGACGATCGCGCTGATCGAGGACTCGCGGAAAGTCCTCAAGACACAGGCGGATCAGGGCTCGGCCATCAAGTCGTTCTCGCGCGACCTGGCCGACCTGACCGCTGAGCTGAAGTCGAGTGACGGCGATCTCCGCAGAGTGATCGGCTCCGGCGCCCCCGCCGCGCAGGAAGTGAACTCGCTGCTGCAGGCCAACCGGCCCCATCTGCCGGTCCTGCTGGGCAATCTGATCAGCGGTGGCCAGATCACGGTGGCACGGCTGCCCGGCCTCGAGCAGGCCCTGGTCACCTTCCCGGTGGTGGTCGCCGGCAGCTCCACCGTGATACCCGGCGACGGCACCACCCACTTCGGCATGGTCGTGGGCGCCGACGATCCACCGCCGTGCCGACAGGGCTACGCGACGCAGCGGCGCGACCCCTCGGACACCGGGGAGCGTCCCGCGAACACCGCCGCGCGCTGCACCGCGCGCGGCGGCACATCGGTCCGCGGTGCCCAGAACGCCCCCGGCGCCTCGGGACACGGCAGCGCGGGCGGAGCGGACCCGGCCGCGTACATCACCCCGTACGACCCGGAGACCGGCACCGCCGTCGGCCCGGACGGAACACCCGTCGAGATCGGCTCGACGGGTGGCGAACAGAACGTGTTCGGAAAGGACTCGTGGCAATGGCTGCTCGTCGGACCGATGGCATGA